A single region of the Anabaena sphaerica FACHB-251 genome encodes:
- the cruF gene encoding gamma-carotene 1'-hydroxylase CruF has translation MRQIVMIERVCLIGHIVSMVFGLVGILLVIPNAEVILSLSEVGQTVMQWSMAGGGVAYMILGAVGVFLYAYRTLGLGRALCFLVPSVLISLTSELLGTSTGFPFGHYSYLSGLGYKIAGLVPFTIPLSWFYVGCVSYLLARVGLEVDKKPSLVRHAGAIALGALLLTSWDFVLDPAMSQTSLPFWYWQQPGAFFGMPYQNFAGWMGTGSLFMTVAALLWRNNPIKLERSQLNVPLVVYLGNFGFATVMSLAAGFSIPVLLGVLLGVAPAVALWLRGPGASTPVAVEPATKEVSVASVKVAFK, from the coding sequence ATGAGACAAATTGTTATGATTGAGCGCGTATGCCTGATTGGTCATATCGTGTCTATGGTGTTTGGACTGGTAGGGATATTATTAGTTATTCCTAATGCAGAAGTAATTTTGAGCTTATCTGAGGTTGGTCAGACTGTCATGCAGTGGAGCATGGCTGGTGGCGGCGTGGCTTATATGATTTTGGGTGCAGTGGGTGTTTTTCTGTATGCTTACCGGACACTGGGCTTAGGCCGGGCTTTGTGTTTTCTGGTTCCGTCTGTGTTAATTTCTTTGACGAGTGAATTACTAGGAACTAGCACAGGTTTTCCTTTTGGTCACTACAGCTACCTGAGTGGTTTGGGTTATAAAATTGCGGGTTTAGTACCGTTTACAATTCCCTTGTCCTGGTTTTATGTAGGATGTGTTTCCTACCTGTTGGCGCGTGTAGGTTTAGAGGTAGATAAAAAACCCAGCTTAGTCCGTCATGCAGGTGCGATCGCGCTGGGTGCGTTATTGCTAACTTCTTGGGATTTTGTGCTTGATCCTGCCATGAGCCAAACTTCTCTTCCCTTCTGGTATTGGCAACAACCAGGGGCTTTCTTCGGGATGCCTTACCAAAACTTTGCCGGCTGGATGGGTACTGGTTCACTGTTTATGACAGTAGCGGCGCTGTTGTGGAGAAACAACCCGATTAAATTAGAGCGATCGCAACTCAATGTTCCTTTGGTAGTTTATTTGGGTAACTTTGGTTTTGCGACAGTGATGAGCTTGGCTGCTGGCTTCTCCATCCCTGTATTACTAGGTGTGCTGCTGGGCGTTGCACCTGCTGTAGCACTGTGGTTGAGAGGACCTGGTGCATCGACTCCTGTAGCTGTTGAACCAGCAACCAAGGAAGTTTCCGTTGCCAGTGTTAAAGTTGCTTTCAAGTAA
- the rnhA gene encoding ribonuclease HI: MSTQRIIQSIYTDGACTGNPGPGGWAVVVYFNDGSIHEMGDASRHTTNNKMEMQAAIAALEFFATSGQTQPITLHTDSEYLINSVTKWMQGWKKKGWKKSDGNPVQNQDLLEILDQLNSKLVKWQHVRGHSGNIGNERCDVIARSFASGKIPSLQQLSPANPYPTLTNTNEINVTKVSDSPKNSTKINENISESSTFSSDITTMEISTASAATTNEEKPPEMRILQLRNLVETLRVADEIAEKGYLITSSELADLMDVHASAVTSRGDQWRWRNWIVSRVRREGNQILWELERGDQIESDPD; the protein is encoded by the coding sequence ATGTCTACCCAACGCATAATTCAAAGCATATATACTGATGGTGCTTGCACTGGCAACCCTGGCCCTGGTGGTTGGGCTGTAGTTGTTTACTTCAATGATGGTTCAATTCATGAAATGGGGGACGCATCGCGCCATACCACCAATAATAAAATGGAAATGCAAGCTGCGATCGCTGCCCTGGAATTCTTTGCCACATCTGGACAAACTCAACCCATCACCCTTCACACCGATAGCGAATATCTGATTAACAGTGTTACCAAATGGATGCAAGGCTGGAAAAAGAAAGGCTGGAAAAAGTCAGATGGAAACCCAGTTCAAAACCAAGACTTGTTAGAAATTCTCGATCAACTCAACAGCAAACTCGTAAAATGGCAGCACGTGCGCGGCCATTCTGGTAACATAGGTAACGAAAGGTGTGATGTGATTGCTCGCTCCTTTGCCAGCGGCAAAATTCCATCTCTTCAACAATTATCGCCTGCCAATCCTTACCCAACCTTAACCAATACAAACGAAATCAATGTAACAAAAGTATCTGATTCTCCAAAAAACTCTACAAAAATTAACGAAAACATCTCGGAAAGCAGTACTTTTTCATCAGACATAACCACTATGGAAATATCTACAGCGTCAGCTGCGACTACAAACGAAGAAAAACCTCCTGAGATGAGGATTTTGCAACTCCGCAACTTGGTTGAAACTTTGCGGGTTGCTGACGAAATTGCAGAAAAAGGCTACTTAATCACCAGTTCCGAACTAGCAGATTTAATGGATGTCCACGCTAGTGCTGTCACCAGTCGGGGAGATCAGTGGCGTTGGCGAAACTGGATAGTTTCACGGGTACGGCGTGAAGGTAATCAAATTCTTTGGGAACTTGAAAGAGGTGATCAAATAGAAAGTGATCCTGACTAA
- a CDS encoding two-component system response regulator, giving the protein MSKTTKLNAEKKDILIVDDTPNNLRFLATILSDQGYSVRKALDGQMAITACQNLVPDLILLDILMPEMDGYAVCQLLKSSEHTRKIPVIFLSAIDDVLDKVKAFEVGGVDYITKPFQAEEVFIRVENQLSLRAAEQKILDLNIELEKRVQERTLQLELANQELKRELNERQELQNQLLYRALHDPLTNLSNRTLFMERLDDALKLAKFKSDYQFAVLFLDCDRFKVINDSLGHLVGDELLIAIGKRLQTLMKFTDVLARLGGDEFAIFLDTVTDISYAKRFADTILQGLSAPFKLSRTEVFISASIGIVLGNKNYNNPQELLRDADTAMYRAKSQGKSRYCVFTYDMYQQAIKLLQLENDLKRAIERQEFIVYYQPIVSLSTGRISGFEALVRWQHPSLGMVSPVEFIPVAEETGLIASIDTWVLKTACRQLRNWQEQKVIDEDVSISVNLSVRLFSQPNLLEIIDQAWRKIQLNPQNLKLEITESAIMDNSEAAAVILQQLRKCQIQLSIDDFGTGYSSLSYLHRFPVNILKIDQSFINAVEPNPRNTGLISTIINLAHTSEMKAIAEGIETPEKLAQLRDLGCDFGQGYLFSKPLAAKSIVDLLASAPQW; this is encoded by the coding sequence ATGAGTAAAACAACCAAATTGAATGCTGAGAAAAAAGATATTCTCATAGTTGATGACACACCGAATAATTTAAGGTTTTTAGCTACAATTTTAAGTGATCAGGGTTATTCTGTGCGTAAAGCTTTAGATGGGCAAATGGCTATAACAGCGTGTCAAAATCTGGTGCCAGATTTAATTTTATTGGATATTCTGATGCCAGAAATGGATGGATATGCAGTTTGTCAATTATTAAAGTCTAGTGAACATACTAGAAAAATTCCCGTAATATTTTTAAGTGCTATAGATGATGTTTTAGATAAAGTAAAAGCTTTTGAAGTTGGTGGTGTTGACTATATTACCAAGCCATTTCAAGCAGAAGAAGTTTTTATCCGTGTGGAAAATCAACTATCACTGCGAGCAGCAGAACAGAAAATTTTAGATTTAAATATAGAATTAGAAAAAAGAGTCCAAGAGCGAACTTTGCAACTAGAATTAGCTAATCAAGAACTGAAGCGAGAACTCAATGAGCGTCAAGAATTGCAAAATCAATTATTATATCGAGCTTTACATGATCCACTTACTAATTTATCTAATCGCACTTTATTTATGGAACGGTTAGATGATGCACTTAAGCTGGCTAAATTCAAATCTGATTATCAGTTTGCTGTTTTATTTTTAGATTGTGATCGCTTTAAAGTTATTAATGATTCTCTGGGACATTTGGTAGGAGATGAATTATTGATTGCTATTGGGAAGAGATTACAAACGTTGATGAAATTTACTGATGTCTTAGCTAGATTAGGCGGCGATGAATTTGCTATTTTTTTAGACACAGTTACAGATATTAGCTATGCAAAAAGATTTGCTGACACAATTTTACAAGGGCTTTCTGCTCCTTTTAAACTATCTAGAACTGAGGTGTTTATTAGTGCAAGTATCGGTATTGTCTTAGGTAATAAAAATTATAATAATCCTCAAGAATTACTGCGAGATGCTGACACAGCAATGTATCGGGCTAAATCACAAGGTAAGTCTAGATATTGTGTCTTTACTTATGATATGTATCAACAAGCAATCAAGCTTTTACAGTTAGAAAATGATTTAAAAAGAGCCATTGAACGGCAAGAATTTATCGTTTATTATCAACCAATAGTTTCTTTATCTACAGGTAGAATTAGTGGATTTGAAGCACTTGTACGCTGGCAGCATCCCAGTTTGGGTATGGTTTCTCCTGTGGAATTTATTCCAGTCGCCGAAGAAACCGGTTTAATTGCGTCTATAGATACCTGGGTATTAAAAACAGCCTGCCGTCAGTTACGCAATTGGCAAGAACAAAAAGTAATTGATGAAGATGTTTCAATTAGCGTTAATCTTTCAGTCAGATTATTTTCTCAACCGAATTTATTAGAAATAATTGATCAAGCTTGGCGAAAAATTCAATTAAATCCGCAAAACTTAAAACTTGAAATTACTGAAAGTGCTATCATGGACAACAGCGAAGCCGCAGCAGTAATTTTACAGCAACTGCGAAAATGCCAAATTCAATTATCTATTGATGATTTTGGGACGGGATACTCTTCTTTAAGCTATTTGCATAGATTTCCGGTAAATATCCTCAAAATTGATCAATCATTCATCAATGCTGTAGAGCCAAATCCCAGGAATACAGGTTTGATTTCTACTATCATTAACCTTGCTCATACAAGTGAAATGAAAGCGATCGCTGAAGGCATAGAAACCCCAGAAAAATTAGCTCAATTACGGGATTTAGGCTGCGATTTTGGTCAGGGTTATCTATTTTCCAAACCTTTAGCAGCCAAATCAATTGTAGATTTACTTGCGTCTGCACCTCAGTGGTAA
- a CDS encoding proton extrusion protein PcxA: MNRNARLIRQKMMAYWRSFNRWFLDTPERAILEAYQAAQAIQSIEVDKFGGKKISPESGDYSENVMAFWQGNLNRNLAIIKVRLAEFQLGLTFANPSDPNLLEKLKFIDEVISKYNTKDKPKIAPLSITRQPVENQSDSTITDITRDTYTTQKNSAFPRTIGRTFKTIAQELRPKAEEEFVRNYRTSRNRTRRAVKFLLLLIIVPILTQHFSKKLLVIPLLKPLISENTTRIFLNVEMEEKALHELKNFEKKMEFQNLVRQAPELSPEKIEAKVKNKAIEIAESFRYKSITAISNLFADVISLISFAMVIVFSKKDIVFLQSLLDKIVYGLSDSAKAFLIILVTDIFVGFHSPHGWEILLEGLASHLGLPASRNTIFLFIATFPVILNTIFKYWIFRYLSRLSPSALATLKEMDE; encoded by the coding sequence ATGAATCGAAATGCCAGATTAATCCGCCAAAAAATGATGGCATACTGGCGCTCATTTAATCGCTGGTTTTTAGATACTCCAGAAAGAGCAATTCTAGAAGCTTATCAAGCTGCTCAAGCCATTCAAAGTATCGAAGTTGATAAATTTGGCGGGAAGAAAATTTCTCCGGAATCAGGTGATTATAGTGAAAATGTGATGGCTTTTTGGCAAGGAAATCTCAATAGGAATTTAGCTATTATCAAAGTGAGACTAGCCGAATTTCAATTGGGTTTAACTTTTGCCAATCCTTCAGATCCAAACTTATTAGAAAAACTCAAGTTTATTGATGAAGTTATATCTAAGTATAACACAAAAGATAAACCAAAGATAGCACCCTTAAGCATTACTCGTCAACCAGTTGAAAACCAGTCAGATTCAACCATTACAGATATTACTAGAGATACATATACCACTCAAAAAAATAGTGCTTTTCCCAGAACAATTGGCAGAACATTTAAAACAATTGCCCAAGAGCTTAGACCAAAAGCAGAAGAAGAGTTTGTCAGAAATTATCGAACTTCTAGAAATAGGACAAGGAGAGCCGTTAAATTTTTATTACTGCTGATTATTGTACCAATATTAACTCAACATTTCTCTAAAAAATTATTAGTAATCCCTCTATTAAAACCCTTAATTAGTGAAAATACAACGCGAATTTTTTTAAATGTAGAAATGGAGGAAAAAGCACTGCATGAATTAAAAAACTTTGAGAAAAAAATGGAATTTCAAAACCTAGTGCGTCAAGCACCAGAACTTTCACCAGAAAAAATAGAAGCCAAAGTAAAAAACAAAGCCATTGAGATAGCAGAATCATTTCGCTATAAAAGTATCACTGCTATTAGTAATTTATTTGCTGATGTGATATCACTAATTTCCTTTGCTATGGTTATTGTTTTTAGCAAAAAAGATATTGTTTTTCTTCAGTCTCTTCTAGATAAAATAGTCTATGGTTTAAGCGACAGTGCTAAAGCTTTTTTAATTATCTTAGTTACAGATATATTTGTCGGGTTCCACTCCCCACATGGCTGGGAAATTCTTCTAGAAGGTTTAGCATCCCATTTAGGTTTACCAGCAAGTAGAAACACCATATTTCTTTTTATTGCCACATTTCCAGTAATTTTAAACACTATATTTAAATATTGGATATTCCGTTATCTTAGTCGCTTGTCTCCTTCAGCATTAGCAACATTAAAAGAAATGGATGAATAA
- the cruG gene encoding 2'-O-glycosyltransferase CruG: protein MIIQSTISLLLLLIQVPATALLLSRLLKGPRRYPPLEPQQPTPEMLGTVSVIVPTLNEALRISPLLAGLSRQSYEVREIIVVDSRSQDGTPDLVKAAQQKDPRFRVITDDPLPSGWVGRPWALHNGFLFTSPESEWFLGMDADIQPHPGLVASLVKTAAAEGYDLVSLSPQFILKYPGECWLQPALLMTLLYRFDPAGIHTEQPERVMANGQCFLCRRSVLAAVNGYSSASSSFCDDVTLARNIAAAGFKVGFLDGAKVLKVRMYEGAMETWKEWGRSLDLKDASDRAQVWGDLWLLSAVQGLPILILLGFLPLLPLPPLLPLRLLWGLNIFLLIIRFALLLAIAPSYDRKNARGGWLFWLSPLADPLAVLRIFLSAFRTPREWRGRNY from the coding sequence TTGATCATACAAAGCACTATTTCCCTCCTATTACTACTTATCCAAGTACCAGCAACGGCGCTTCTGCTGTCACGGCTGCTCAAAGGTCCAAGACGGTATCCACCCCTGGAACCACAACAACCAACGCCTGAGATGTTGGGTACTGTCAGTGTGATTGTACCGACGCTGAATGAGGCATTACGCATTAGTCCGCTGTTAGCTGGGTTAAGTCGGCAAAGCTACGAAGTCAGAGAAATTATTGTTGTTGATAGCAGATCCCAAGATGGCACTCCCGACTTGGTAAAAGCTGCACAGCAAAAAGATCCCAGGTTTAGAGTGATAACAGATGACCCTTTACCCTCTGGTTGGGTGGGTCGTCCTTGGGCGCTACATAACGGCTTTTTGTTTACTTCCCCAGAAAGTGAGTGGTTTTTGGGTATGGATGCGGATATTCAACCCCATCCTGGCTTGGTGGCCAGTTTGGTCAAAACAGCCGCAGCAGAGGGTTATGATTTGGTTTCCCTTTCCCCTCAGTTTATTCTCAAGTATCCGGGCGAATGCTGGTTACAACCGGCTTTGTTGATGACACTGTTATATAGATTTGACCCTGCCGGTATTCACACCGAACAACCAGAAAGGGTGATGGCCAATGGGCAGTGTTTTTTGTGTCGGCGCTCGGTTTTAGCGGCTGTAAATGGTTATAGCAGTGCCAGTAGTTCTTTTTGTGATGATGTGACTTTGGCGCGAAATATTGCCGCTGCTGGTTTTAAGGTGGGGTTTTTGGATGGGGCAAAAGTGCTGAAGGTGCGGATGTATGAGGGAGCAATGGAAACTTGGAAGGAATGGGGGCGCAGTCTTGATTTGAAGGATGCGTCTGACCGCGCTCAAGTTTGGGGTGATTTATGGCTACTGTCAGCGGTACAAGGTTTACCCATATTGATATTACTTGGTTTTCTCCCCCTGCTCCCCCTACCTCCCCTGCTCCCCCTGCGTCTTTTATGGGGACTGAATATATTTTTATTGATAATTCGCTTTGCTTTATTATTGGCGATCGCTCCTTCCTATGACCGCAAAAATGCCAGGGGTGGTTGGTTATTTTGGCTTTCCCCGTTAGCTGATCCTTTGGCTGTGCTGCGAATCTTTTTATCTGCCTTCCGCACTCCGCGAGAATGGCGAGGAAGGAACTATTGA
- the rpmA gene encoding 50S ribosomal protein L27: MAHKKGTGSTRNGRDSNAQRLGVKRFGGQVVRAGNILVRQRGTKFHPGNNVGIGSDDTLFALVDGVVTFERNGKTRKKVSVYPPVAAEAVAS; encoded by the coding sequence ATGGCTCATAAGAAAGGAACAGGTAGTACTCGTAACGGTCGTGACTCTAATGCTCAACGACTAGGTGTAAAGCGTTTTGGTGGACAAGTTGTGCGTGCAGGAAACATTCTTGTGCGTCAGCGCGGCACTAAGTTCCACCCCGGCAATAATGTCGGTATTGGTAGTGATGACACCTTGTTTGCCTTGGTTGACGGTGTTGTTACCTTTGAAAGAAATGGCAAAACTCGGAAAAAAGTCAGCGTTTATCCACCTGTTGCTGCTGAAGCAGTAGCAAGTTAA
- the rplU gene encoding 50S ribosomal protein L21, which produces MTYAIIETGGKQIKVEAGRFYDIELLSTEPDEKVTIDAVLLVQHEGGVSIGQPRVAGATVEGTVMRHFRGRKVLVYKMKPKKKTRKKRGHRQETTRLLINSINLNGEVLAYQEAPITPEVPNQVDNAPAEEVAAE; this is translated from the coding sequence ATGACTTACGCAATTATTGAAACTGGTGGTAAACAAATAAAAGTCGAAGCAGGTCGATTTTACGACATTGAACTGCTGAGTACCGAACCAGATGAAAAGGTTACAATAGACGCAGTATTACTGGTGCAGCACGAGGGCGGAGTCTCGATTGGACAGCCACGTGTAGCAGGTGCGACTGTAGAGGGGACGGTGATGCGACACTTTAGAGGTCGTAAAGTCCTGGTTTACAAAATGAAGCCCAAGAAGAAAACCCGCAAAAAACGGGGACATCGCCAGGAAACTACCAGACTTTTGATTAACTCCATCAACCTCAATGGTGAGGTATTGGCGTATCAAGAAGCACCAATTACTCCAGAAGTTCCCAATCAGGTGGATAACGCACCCGCTGAAGAAGTTGCTGCTGAATAA
- a CDS encoding nucleotidyltransferase domain-containing protein gives MKRIEVEQRTIFIGLAGSHGYSLNRPDSDYDYRGVFIAPKRYYLGFDSIEQKDSGWDEPGIFPFIDGNPDTVIYELRKVLHLLAGANPNVLELLWLPTYPILTDIGQHLINHRKLFLSKKVKHTYSGYAFAQIKKMETHRKWLLNPPAKKPIPSDFGIEDEPPLSKDEINAFLEYLYLLIRGKIEFLEESEQLYKLLTADIDFKGILKQYALADEALEYSQNLTNSRKDFIRLLQKSQSYQIALREWKAYISWQQNRNPARAEMERKSGYDLKHGMHCIRLLRSGLEILQRGEVIVDRVIAGDVDDLKAILRGEYTYEQLMKMAEDLVAKMDICSEQSTLPHKPDLEHINGLCMELVEMQGWE, from the coding sequence ATGAAAAGAATCGAAGTTGAACAAAGAACGATTTTTATTGGTTTGGCAGGTAGTCACGGTTATAGTTTAAATCGCCCAGATTCTGATTACGATTATAGGGGCGTATTTATCGCGCCTAAACGTTACTATTTAGGATTTGATAGCATAGAACAAAAAGATAGCGGTTGGGATGAACCGGGCATTTTCCCATTTATAGATGGTAATCCAGATACAGTTATTTATGAATTAAGGAAAGTGCTGCATTTATTAGCAGGTGCAAATCCCAATGTTTTAGAATTACTCTGGTTGCCCACATATCCTATTTTAACAGATATTGGACAGCATTTAATTAACCATAGAAAGCTATTTTTAAGTAAAAAAGTTAAGCATACTTATTCTGGTTATGCTTTCGCGCAAATCAAAAAAATGGAAACTCATCGCAAGTGGTTGTTAAATCCACCTGCTAAAAAACCAATACCTTCAGATTTTGGTATAGAAGATGAGCCGCCATTAAGTAAAGATGAAATCAACGCTTTTTTGGAATATCTTTATTTATTAATTAGGGGTAAAATTGAATTCTTAGAAGAATCTGAGCAATTGTACAAATTGCTGACAGCAGATATTGATTTTAAAGGTATATTGAAACAATATGCCTTAGCGGATGAGGCGTTGGAATATAGCCAAAATTTAACTAATAGCCGTAAAGATTTTATTCGCTTACTGCAAAAAAGTCAAAGTTACCAAATTGCGTTAAGAGAATGGAAAGCTTATATATCTTGGCAGCAAAATCGAAATCCGGCTAGGGCTGAAATGGAAAGAAAGTCAGGTTATGACTTGAAACATGGAATGCACTGTATTAGATTACTGCGTAGCGGGTTAGAAATATTGCAGAGAGGAGAAGTGATTGTAGATAGAGTAATTGCAGGTGATGTTGATGATTTAAAAGCTATTCTCCGAGGAGAATATACTTATGAGCAGTTGATGAAAATGGCTGAAGATTTAGTTGCTAAAATGGATATTTGTTCTGAACAATCAACTTTACCTCACAAACCAGATTTAGAACATATCAATGGTTTGTGTATGGAATTAGTTGAGATGCAAGGTTGGGAATAA
- a CDS encoding ATP-binding protein — translation MYDIIFGSYEPLLVALSFMVAATASYMALDLVGRVSAKSSLSSPLGLPSAQLLWILGGYVVMVAGIWLMYFFILASTPNSWWEIQICMTILFILLVTLVISILGRRYADQLVRQEALQESEKLFRSLIREMPVGVLLLDADGKIILSNHVARELLLLTDDDLQNKSVFALNWQMLDEDGKLLTAKTLPIREAIAKRQPVHNYVIGLSRNSTTDILWLLINIEPQVSEHQKLERLVCTFSNITPDKEAQAALRESAEREKALATAIHRMRQTLDIKTIFAATTSELRQVINCDRVVVYSFNSDWSGEFVAESVGSGWISLWEEQNNNPKLQENAISNERCTVKYFDSTNEDDNFQKNSLLIQDTYLQQTQGGLYSQGTSYRVVEDIYQAGFDDCYIQLLQQFQARAYIIVPIVSSNKLWGLLAIYQNSAPRQWKESEINIVVQIANQLGIALQQAELLEQTQKQSIALQQALLAADAANRAKSEFLANMSHELRTPLNAILGFTQIMSRDQSLSIEHQEEIGIINRAGEYLLSLINDILEMSKIEAGRTTLNEYSFDLRVFLDCLHKMLQLKAESKGLQLIFNYDKDLPNYVRTDEGKLRQILLNLLGNAIKFTETGRVELRIKFVKIAQQENTETLLSILDSHLIFEVEDTGYGIDAEEINLIFEPFKQTNKGSQYKQGTGLGLAISRKYVQLMGGDIRVSSRLGNGSLFTFDIPIHEANANEIPMPDLNYTTINLAPNQPEYRILIADDVKDSRLLLAKLLTAIGFSTRESKNGEEAVSCWQTWQPHLIFMDMRMPVMDGFIATQQIKATAQGQATKIVALTASAFEKDRQAILACGCDDFVSKPFREAILLDKISQHLGVQYIYDHHHSQINSPTHNYQKVSKSELVALLLTMSSEWLRQLNTAAAQCSDESILELIAQITPDNQILANTLRELTLNFQFKKIMQLTQGNDE, via the coding sequence ATGTATGACATAATTTTTGGCAGTTATGAACCGCTGTTAGTAGCTCTATCATTTATGGTCGCTGCTACTGCCTCTTATATGGCATTAGATTTAGTAGGGCGAGTCAGTGCCAAATCATCCCTAAGTTCACCTTTGGGGTTGCCATCAGCACAATTACTTTGGATCTTAGGCGGTTATGTGGTCATGGTGGCTGGGATTTGGTTGATGTACTTCTTTATACTAGCTAGTACGCCAAATTCCTGGTGGGAAATTCAAATCTGTATGACGATTTTATTTATACTACTTGTTACTTTAGTCATCTCAATCTTAGGTCGGAGATATGCAGATCAATTAGTCCGACAAGAAGCATTACAAGAAAGTGAAAAATTATTTCGGTCTTTAATTCGGGAAATGCCTGTAGGTGTGTTGCTTTTGGATGCTGATGGCAAAATCATTTTGAGTAATCACGTTGCTAGAGAACTGCTGTTACTGACAGATGATGATTTACAAAATAAAAGTGTTTTTGCACTCAACTGGCAAATGCTAGACGAAGATGGGAAACTATTAACTGCTAAAACTTTACCCATCAGAGAAGCGATCGCCAAACGGCAACCTGTACATAACTATGTAATTGGTTTATCTCGGAATTCCACAACAGATATATTGTGGTTATTAATAAATATCGAACCACAAGTATCTGAACATCAAAAATTAGAGCGATTAGTTTGCACTTTTAGCAATATCACTCCAGATAAAGAAGCACAAGCAGCATTGCGAGAGAGTGCCGAACGGGAAAAAGCATTAGCTACAGCAATTCACAGGATGCGGCAAACATTAGATATTAAAACCATCTTTGCCGCTACAACGTCTGAATTAAGGCAAGTTATCAATTGCGATCGCGTCGTGGTTTATAGTTTCAATTCTGATTGGAGTGGAGAATTTGTCGCCGAGTCTGTAGGTAGCGGTTGGATATCTTTATGGGAAGAACAAAATAATAATCCCAAATTACAGGAAAACGCAATATCAAATGAGCGATGTACAGTTAAATATTTCGACAGTACAAATGAAGATGATAATTTTCAAAAAAATTCGTTATTAATACAGGATACGTATCTACAACAAACTCAAGGTGGCCTTTACAGCCAAGGCACAAGTTACCGAGTAGTAGAAGATATTTATCAAGCTGGATTTGACGATTGTTATATTCAACTATTGCAGCAATTTCAGGCCAGAGCCTATATTATTGTACCGATTGTTTCTAGTAATAAGCTTTGGGGATTATTGGCAATTTATCAAAACTCTGCTCCCCGACAATGGAAAGAGTCCGAAATTAATATAGTTGTGCAAATTGCTAATCAGTTGGGAATAGCTTTGCAACAAGCTGAATTACTAGAACAAACTCAAAAACAATCAATAGCACTACAACAGGCATTATTAGCCGCCGATGCAGCCAACCGTGCTAAATCAGAATTTTTGGCGAATATGAGTCATGAATTGAGAACGCCACTCAATGCTATCCTTGGTTTTACACAAATCATGAGTCGTGATCAATCGTTATCTATAGAACATCAGGAAGAAATAGGAATTATTAATCGTGCTGGTGAATATTTACTCAGCCTCATTAATGACATTCTAGAAATGTCCAAAATTGAGGCTGGTAGAACTACGCTTAATGAATACAGCTTTGATTTAAGAGTTTTTCTAGATTGTTTACATAAAATGTTGCAATTAAAAGCTGAATCTAAAGGATTGCAATTGATATTCAATTATGATAAAGACTTACCTAATTATGTGCGTACAGACGAAGGTAAATTACGACAAATATTGCTCAATCTCTTAGGGAATGCCATTAAATTCACGGAAACAGGTAGGGTAGAATTGAGAATTAAATTTGTCAAAATCGCTCAACAAGAAAACACAGAAACTTTATTATCAATTCTTGATTCCCATCTGATTTTTGAAGTTGAAGATACTGGCTATGGTATCGATGCTGAAGAAATTAACTTAATATTTGAACCTTTCAAACAAACAAACAAAGGTAGTCAATATAAACAAGGAACCGGATTAGGTTTAGCTATTAGCCGCAAATATGTACAACTCATGGGAGGTGATATTCGAGTTAGCAGTCGTCTAGGTAATGGTAGTTTATTTACTTTTGATATTCCCATTCATGAAGCTAATGCTAACGAAATTCCCATGCCAGATTTAAATTATACCACCATTAATTTAGCACCTAATCAACCTGAATATCGGATTTTAATAGCTGACGATGTTAAAGATAGTCGTCTATTATTAGCGAAATTGCTAACAGCGATTGGTTTTAGCACCCGTGAATCTAAAAATGGAGAAGAAGCAGTTAGTTGTTGGCAGACTTGGCAACCTCATCTGATTTTTATGGATATGCGGATGCCTGTGATGGATGGTTTTATAGCTACACAACAGATTAAAGCCACAGCCCAAGGTCAAGCTACTAAAATTGTAGCTTTAACTGCCAGTGCTTTTGAGAAAGATCGTCAAGCTATTTTAGCGTGTGGTTGTGATGATTTTGTTTCTAAACCTTTTCGAGAAGCAATTTTATTAGACAAGATTAGCCAACATCTAGGAGTACAATATATCTATGACCATCATCATAGTCAAATAAATTCTCCAACTCACAATTACCAAAAAGTTTCCAAATCAGAATTAGTTGCTCTTTTATTAACAATGTCCAGTGAATGGTTGAGGCAGTTAAATACTGCTGCTGCTCAATGTAGTGATGAAAGTATTTTAGAATTGATTGCACAGATAACTCCAGACAATCAGATTTTAGCTAATACTCTTAGGGAATTAACACTAAATTTTCAATTCAAAAAAATTATGCAGTTGACCCAGGGTAACGATGAGTAA